The Microbacterium amylolyticum genome includes the window CGCGGCGGTGTCGGTTGATGCCACCGTCACGCGAATGCACACCGTGCAGCTCGGCAGCGAGGTCGTCAGTGCCATGGCACGCGCCTCACGTGAGTGGCGCGTCAGCGCAAGTACGATCTTTCATGCCGCCTGGGGCGTATTGCTTCAAAAGGTGGCGTACAGCGACGATGTGGTCTTCGGAAGCGTGGTTTCCGGTCGTGCCGTACCTGTTGAGGGCATCGAACACATGGTGGGGCTCTTCGTCAATACATCGCCCGTCCGCGTGACCAGCACAGCAGATGCGAACTTTGAGCAAATGTGCCGTGCCGTGCACGAGGACTCCCGGCTCGCAACGGCTCACGCGCATCATCCGCTGTACGAGGTGGCTGCGCTGGTGCCCGGGGCAGGCGAGCTGATCGATCACGTGCTCGCATTTGAGAACTATCCGCCGGTCGAATCCTTCATGAGTGACGACGACGACGAACGGCTGCGGGTCACCGGGTTGGATGTCTTCGAACGCACACCTTACGCCCTGCACGTGGTCGTCAACCCGGGCGATACGCCGACCGTCACGTTCACGTATGACGAGGCACGCTTGCCCCAGGAACGGGTGCAGATGCTGGCCGACGGCCTGGTGCGCATCCTGACCATCGCTCTGGACCAGCCCGCGCTCGCGCTCGATGAGATCGCCCTTGTCGAAGCATCAAACGTCGACATTCACGAAGGCATCATCGACAGTACGATTCTGGAAGACTTCGCACGCTGGGTGCAGTCGACTCCGGAGGCTATCGCGCTGGATGCCGGACCGGATTCTCTGAGCTACCGCGAGCTCGACGATCGGGCCCGCCGGATAGCCACCGAGGTCGAGTCAGCGGCGGCGGGCAGCGATGCCCCCGTTGGCGTGCTCGTGGGCCGATCCCCGAACCTCGTGGCCGCGCTACTGGGTGTGCTCATGTCGGGTCGGGCATACTTGCCGCTCGATGGCAAGGATCCGGATTCGAGGATCGCGACAATCTTGCGCGATGCCGAGGCCGTCGTCGTCTGCGTCGACCACGATCGTGCGTCGCGAATCCCCACTGATCTGCGCTTACTCAGTGTCGACGTGCAAAAGCTCGGAACCTCGGCCGTGATCACGCGAATCCCCACGCCCGACGCTCCCGCATATGTGATGTACACCTCGGGGTCGACCGGCACACCGAAGGGGTGCATCATCACGCACCGCAACGTGGTGCGCCTGGTCACTGATCAGAGTTATTTCGACTTCACCCCGGCACAGCGCATCCTGCATACCAGCTCACCGGCTTTCGACGCCTTCACGTTCGAAATGTGGGGAGCGCTGCTATCCGGCGCCACTCTCGTCTTCGCCGACGAGATGGACGTCCTCGACGGGAATCGTCTGCGGTCGGTAATCGCCGAGCGAGCCATCACGGCGATGTGGCTCACCGTCGGGCTGTTCAATCAGCTCGCGGATCTCGACCCGGCCCTGTTTGTGGATCTCGACCACCTCCTCATCGGAGGAAGCGCGCTCGCACCGCGCCAGGTGGAGCGGGTCCAGGCGGCTTGTCCCGGACTGCGCATCACGAACGGCTATGGTCCCACAGAGAACACCACGTTCTCGACGACGCACGAGATCACCCCCGACGATCTGCGCGGTGGGCCGATTCCGATTGGCCGCCCCCTTGCACACTCGAGTGCTTTCGTCGTCGATCGTGGTTTGAATCTGTTGCCCCCGGGAGCGCTCGGCGAACTGTGCGTCGGAGGCGCGGGCGTCGCCGCCGGATACTTGCAGCGCCCAGAGCTCACAGCTGAACGCTTTATCTCACTCGCAGCTGTCGGCAGTGCGCGGGTGTATCGGACGGGCGACCTCGTGCGCTCGCGTGCTGATGGGACGCTCGTGTACCTCGGCCGCGCAGACGACCAGGTAAAGATCAACGGCTACCGTGTCGAGATTGGCGAGGTTGAACGCGCTCTCACAGCAGTGGCGGGTGTCAGCACAGCGGCCGTGCTCGCGATCGAGACGGCGGGAGCGTTGCGCCTGGCAGGATTCTTCACGACGCACGGTGACCTTGCGCCGGCAGAGGTGAGGCGTCTGCTCGGAGCCGCACTGCCTGCGTATCTTGTTCCCTCATCGATCGATCGTGTTGACACGATCCCGCTCACTCGCAACGGCAAGGTCGATCGCGCGCAGCTGCTGGCGGCCGTCACCACCGAGCCGAGCACGACGCCGGTGCCGGTGACTGCGGCTCCCGGAAGCAGCGGCGCGGTACTCGCGCAGATCTTCGCCGATGTGCTTGAAGTGGCATCCGTCGACGTGCAGGCAAACTTCTTTGATCTCGGGCTCAACTCGCTCACTCTGCTCACGGTGAACAACCGCATCCGCGCCGAGCTCGGCGTCGAGTTGGCCGTGACCGAGCTGTTCGAACACACCACGGTGCGAGCGCTGGACGAGCGCAT containing:
- a CDS encoding non-ribosomal peptide synthetase, producing the protein MTDTAAPAVESINRLTAMQKGMYFSTVRDPDSDAYIEQFDFTLVGTLPLDALHQALAATCAHFAVLRTAISYRNTDDPFQVVMRERTMPVEVVDLRRDGDALSRLDDVKAADRFRGFDLAADPLMRATVLLVDDDTTHLLLTFHHIVLDGWSLGPLFATLFEYLGEAQERGEIIQRREEHPFGRYIDWCQSVPSADAEHFWAERLSGYERKTLIPVDAAVSVDATVTRMHTVQLGSEVVSAMARASREWRVSASTIFHAAWGVLLQKVAYSDDVVFGSVVSGRAVPVEGIEHMVGLFVNTSPVRVTSTADANFEQMCRAVHEDSRLATAHAHHPLYEVAALVPGAGELIDHVLAFENYPPVESFMSDDDDERLRVTGLDVFERTPYALHVVVNPGDTPTVTFTYDEARLPQERVQMLADGLVRILTIALDQPALALDEIALVEASNVDIHEGIIDSTILEDFARWVQSTPEAIALDAGPDSLSYRELDDRARRIATEVESAAAGSDAPVGVLVGRSPNLVAALLGVLMSGRAYLPLDGKDPDSRIATILRDAEAVVVCVDHDRASRIPTDLRLLSVDVQKLGTSAVITRIPTPDAPAYVMYTSGSTGTPKGCIITHRNVVRLVTDQSYFDFTPAQRILHTSSPAFDAFTFEMWGALLSGATLVFADEMDVLDGNRLRSVIAERAITAMWLTVGLFNQLADLDPALFVDLDHLLIGGSALAPRQVERVQAACPGLRITNGYGPTENTTFSTTHEITPDDLRGGPIPIGRPLAHSSAFVVDRGLNLLPPGALGELCVGGAGVAAGYLQRPELTAERFISLAAVGSARVYRTGDLVRSRADGTLVYLGRADDQVKINGYRVEIGEVERALTAVAGVSTAAVLAIETAGALRLAGFFTTHGDLAPAEVRRLLGAALPAYLVPSSIDRVDTIPLTRNGKVDRAQLLAAVTTEPSTTPVPVTAAPGSSGAVLAQIFADVLEVASVDVQANFFDLGLNSLTLLTVNNRIRAELGVELAVTELFEHTTVRALDERIVRLTTPNATESADDVDDDASLVAAPSMLNRLALDLEEED